In Alkalihalobacterium alkalinitrilicum, a genomic segment contains:
- a CDS encoding phosphatidylglycerophosphatase A, protein MKVPVPSNVVEQAARTKLQERGVTLEDIANIVYELQVKFYSKLTMEDCLESVDAVLFKREIQHAILVGIELDELAERGQLSEPLLSIIQSDEGLFGVDETIALGSVFGFGSIAVTTFGYLDKAKYGIIKDLDEGKEKTHTFLDDLVASVAASAAARLAHRLRDRDEKRGRQEIEKRDLEDKIG, encoded by the coding sequence ATGAAAGTACCAGTTCCATCAAATGTTGTCGAACAAGCTGCACGAACAAAATTACAAGAACGAGGCGTAACATTAGAAGATATCGCAAATATTGTATACGAACTCCAAGTGAAATTTTATAGCAAACTAACAATGGAGGATTGTTTAGAAAGTGTAGACGCTGTTTTGTTTAAGCGTGAGATACAACATGCTATTTTAGTTGGAATTGAATTGGACGAGCTGGCGGAAAGAGGCCAGTTATCTGAACCGTTATTATCTATCATTCAATCAGATGAAGGGCTATTTGGTGTAGATGAAACAATTGCACTCGGGTCTGTATTTGGATTTGGAAGTATTGCGGTTACGACTTTCGGTTATTTGGATAAAGCAAAATATGGGATCATAAAGGATCTTGATGAGGGAAAGGAAAAGACGCATACGTTCTTAGATGATTTAGTAGCAAGCGTTGCAGCGAGCGCTGCTGCAAGACTTGCGCACCGTTTACGTGACCGAGATGAAAAACGTGGTCGACAAGAAATAGAAAAACGTGACCTAGAAGATAAAATTGGCTAA
- the fumC gene encoding class II fumarate hydratase, translated as MEFRVEKDTIGEIKVPNEKSWGAQTQRSIENFKIGIEKMPMRIIHAFAILKKSAAIVNHEINNLEAEKKDAIVTIAEKIISGEFDDHFPLSVWQTGSGTQSNMNVNEVIAFEANLHLTSNNSKERVHPNDDVNRSQSSNDTFPTAMHIAAVNQVEKQLLPAIEAMKATLERKIDEFKDIIKIGRTHLQDATPLTLGQEVSGWLRMLEKSEKMINESLVHLKELAIGGTAVGTGINAHPQFGDKVAEEISKITRTTFTSAKNKFHALTSHDELVYAHGALKALAADLMKIANDVRWLASGPRSGIGEITIPANEPGSSIMPGKVNPTQSEALTMVAVQVMGNDATIGFAASQGNFELNVFKPVIIYNYLQSVQLLSDAIISFNDKCLVGIEANTDVIETLLSRSLMLVTALNPHIGYENAAKIAKKAHEEGTTLREAAISSGLLSGEQFDEIVIPEKMIGK; from the coding sequence GTGGAATTTCGAGTTGAAAAAGATACGATTGGAGAAATCAAAGTACCAAATGAAAAATCCTGGGGTGCACAAACCCAAAGAAGTATAGAGAACTTTAAGATCGGGATTGAAAAAATGCCAATGCGAATTATTCATGCCTTTGCGATTTTGAAAAAGTCAGCTGCGATTGTCAATCACGAAATTAACAATCTTGAAGCTGAAAAAAAAGACGCGATCGTAACAATTGCTGAGAAAATCATTTCTGGAGAGTTTGATGATCATTTTCCATTGTCTGTATGGCAAACAGGTAGTGGGACTCAATCAAATATGAACGTAAATGAAGTCATTGCCTTTGAAGCAAACCTTCACCTAACATCAAATAATAGTAAAGAGCGTGTTCATCCAAATGATGACGTAAATCGATCCCAAAGTTCTAATGATACTTTTCCTACTGCAATGCATATCGCAGCTGTGAATCAAGTTGAAAAACAATTACTCCCAGCCATCGAAGCCATGAAAGCAACATTAGAAAGGAAAATCGATGAATTTAAGGATATTATAAAAATTGGACGAACGCACTTACAAGATGCAACCCCTCTTACGCTTGGTCAAGAAGTAAGTGGTTGGCTGCGAATGCTTGAAAAATCTGAGAAAATGATCAATGAAAGTTTAGTGCACTTAAAAGAATTAGCAATTGGTGGAACAGCTGTCGGAACTGGTATTAACGCTCACCCCCAGTTTGGGGATAAAGTTGCTGAAGAAATCAGTAAAATAACGAGAACCACATTTACATCGGCTAAAAATAAGTTTCACGCCTTAACGAGCCATGATGAGCTAGTTTATGCTCATGGTGCCTTAAAAGCACTCGCAGCCGATTTAATGAAGATTGCAAATGATGTCAGGTGGCTTGCGAGTGGTCCAAGATCAGGTATTGGAGAAATTACGATCCCTGCTAACGAACCTGGTAGTTCGATTATGCCTGGAAAAGTCAACCCGACTCAAAGTGAAGCCTTAACGATGGTTGCTGTTCAAGTGATGGGTAATGACGCAACAATTGGCTTTGCGGCTAGTCAAGGAAACTTTGAATTAAATGTATTTAAACCTGTCATTATTTATAATTATTTACAATCGGTTCAACTTCTTTCCGATGCGATTATTTCATTTAATGACAAGTGTCTTGTTGGAATCGAAGCAAATACTGACGTAATTGAAACTCTCTTATCGAGGTCACTTATGCTCGTCACTGCGCTTAATCCACATATCGGTTATGAAAATGCGGCTAAAATTGCAAAAAAAGCGCACGAAGAAGGTACGACGTTGCGAGAAGCTGCGATATCAAGCGGCTTATTATCAGGAGAACAATTCGATGAAATTGTCATTCCTGAAAAAATGATTGGAAAATAA
- a CDS encoding NupC/NupG family nucleoside CNT transporter: MNILWGVIGILVIFAIAFLLSNKRSAINLRTVLGGFAIQLLFAILVLKVPAGREVLNWLTLAVGNIIDYANAGIGFVFGEMFIKEDGIFMFAINVLAVIIFFSSLISVLYYLNIMQWVIKILGGALSKLLGTSKSESLSAAANIFVGQTEAPLVIRPYISKMTQSELFAVMTGGLASVAGSVLVGYALLGVPLEYLLAASFMAAPAGLVMAKMIVPETNKDQLTGEFHMEKDKESANVIDAAARGASVGLNLTLNIAAMLLAFVALIALLNGILGAIGGLFGFNGLTLEMILGFVFAPLAFAIGVPWHEAVTAGGFIGQKLIVNEFVAYLSFAPQIEILSEKTVAVVSFALCGFANLSSLGILLGGLGNLAPDRRADIAKLGLRAIAAGMLASLLSAAVAGMLF; the protein is encoded by the coding sequence ATGAATATCCTATGGGGAGTAATAGGAATTCTCGTGATTTTTGCAATTGCTTTTTTACTTTCAAACAAACGATCAGCTATTAATTTAAGGACGGTTTTAGGAGGATTTGCGATACAACTCTTGTTTGCTATTCTTGTACTAAAAGTCCCAGCAGGAAGAGAGGTATTGAATTGGCTTACTTTAGCTGTAGGTAATATTATTGATTATGCCAATGCTGGAATTGGATTTGTGTTTGGTGAGATGTTTATAAAAGAAGATGGAATATTTATGTTTGCGATTAACGTTTTGGCCGTTATTATATTCTTTTCGTCATTGATCTCAGTACTTTATTATTTAAATATAATGCAGTGGGTTATTAAAATTCTTGGTGGAGCTTTATCGAAACTATTAGGTACGAGTAAATCAGAATCATTGAGTGCGGCAGCAAATATTTTTGTTGGGCAAACCGAAGCGCCGCTTGTCATTAGACCTTATATTTCCAAGATGACACAGTCTGAATTATTTGCTGTGATGACAGGAGGGCTTGCCTCTGTCGCTGGTTCGGTTCTCGTTGGTTATGCGTTACTAGGTGTTCCTCTTGAATACTTGTTAGCCGCGAGCTTTATGGCGGCTCCAGCAGGATTGGTCATGGCCAAAATGATCGTTCCTGAAACAAATAAAGACCAGCTAACGGGAGAGTTTCACATGGAAAAAGATAAGGAATCAGCTAACGTCATTGATGCTGCTGCAAGAGGAGCTAGCGTCGGCTTGAACTTAACTCTTAATATTGCGGCAATGTTACTCGCCTTTGTCGCTCTAATTGCATTGCTTAATGGAATTCTCGGTGCCATTGGTGGGTTGTTCGGGTTTAATGGACTTACGTTAGAAATGATTTTAGGATTTGTCTTTGCTCCCCTTGCCTTTGCTATTGGTGTACCTTGGCATGAAGCGGTAACAGCTGGAGGTTTTATTGGACAAAAGCTCATCGTCAATGAGTTTGTTGCGTATCTTTCGTTTGCACCACAAATTGAGATACTATCGGAAAAAACAGTGGCAGTTGTTAGTTTTGCTCTTTGTGGATTTGCCAACTTATCTTCACTGGGAATTTTGCTTGGTGGGCTTGGAAACTTGGCACCCGATAGAAGAGCGGATATAGCAAAACTTGGGTTACGTGCAATTGCAGCAGGTATGCTAGCTTCTTTATTAAGTGCTGCAGTGGCTGGTATGTTATTCTAA
- a CDS encoding GntR family transcriptional regulator: MLLRIDPKSNVPLYEQIIMQIKELRAKGIIEANERLPSVRELSSQIVINPNTVSKAYKELERQGIIVTIRGKGTFVAEGETIAATDKEREKMKKSLEQLVIDSAYLGITKEELQQWINDLFQDLGGDIHDRN, encoded by the coding sequence ATGCTTTTACGAATTGACCCTAAAAGCAATGTACCGTTATACGAACAAATTATTATGCAAATTAAAGAACTTCGAGCAAAAGGAATAATCGAAGCGAATGAGAGGCTTCCTTCCGTTCGGGAGTTGAGTTCACAAATTGTGATTAACCCGAACACCGTAAGTAAGGCGTATAAAGAACTTGAAAGACAAGGGATTATCGTGACCATTCGAGGAAAAGGAACGTTTGTAGCCGAAGGTGAAACGATAGCAGCAACGGATAAGGAGAGAGAGAAGATGAAAAAGTCTTTAGAGCAGCTGGTTATTGATAGTGCTTATTTAGGAATTACAAAAGAAGAGCTGCAGCAATGGATAAATGACTTATTTCAAGATTTAGGTGGTGATATACATGATAGAAATTAA
- a CDS encoding ABC transporter ATP-binding protein, whose amino-acid sequence MIEINQLSKSIHNHEVLNDINFELKPGNIIGLIGRNGAGKTTLLRLLVGILLPTKGDVLLDGKSIYQYPEVKKEIVFVPDSPEALKNYATQEIVKLYKQIYPNFDEKYFYDLLERFSLPKTRKIGNYSKGMKALFALVLAFSTRAKYILLDEPTDGLDVIVKKKILRYIIEEVAEQQVSVIISSHRLDELEFMADQIIVIKDGTIDSNYDLDEMKKSYRKVQVVFKGYLPNELSEQVNVLSQSGRVYTLLLDGDLAKKEAEIKKHEPLLYEELSVVLEDIFVAKLGGEEFAN is encoded by the coding sequence ATGATAGAAATTAATCAGCTTTCGAAATCCATTCATAATCACGAAGTCCTTAATGATATCAATTTCGAATTAAAACCTGGAAACATAATTGGATTGATTGGGAGGAATGGAGCTGGAAAAACAACACTTTTACGTCTCTTAGTGGGAATCCTTTTACCGACAAAAGGAGATGTTCTTCTCGATGGAAAAAGCATTTATCAATATCCAGAAGTGAAAAAGGAAATTGTATTCGTCCCCGATTCGCCAGAAGCACTGAAAAATTATGCAACACAAGAAATTGTAAAGTTATATAAGCAAATCTATCCTAATTTTGATGAAAAGTATTTTTATGATCTTCTTGAGCGTTTTTCCTTACCGAAAACGAGAAAAATTGGAAATTATTCAAAAGGAATGAAGGCTCTCTTTGCTCTAGTGTTAGCCTTTTCTACTCGAGCAAAATACATTTTATTAGATGAACCAACAGATGGTTTAGATGTTATCGTAAAAAAGAAAATTTTACGATACATTATCGAAGAAGTCGCAGAACAACAAGTTTCCGTTATTATTTCTTCACATCGTCTAGATGAACTTGAATTTATGGCTGATCAAATTATTGTTATAAAAGATGGCACAATTGATTCAAATTATGATCTCGATGAAATGAAAAAATCCTACCGGAAAGTACAAGTCGTATTTAAAGGATATCTACCTAATGAACTGAGCGAACAAGTGAATGTATTGTCCCAAAGTGGAAGAGTATACACATTGTTGCTTGACGGTGATTTAGCTAAGAAAGAAGCGGAAATTAAAAAGCATGAGCCGCTCTTATATGAAGAACTTTCGGTCGTTTTAGAAGATATTTTTGTTGCGAAGCTTGGGGGTGAAGAGTTTGCTAATTAA
- a CDS encoding ABC transporter permease subunit produces the protein MKEYKQTKTLIWGLLILFFFDFPIRVSLNLESWKTMEEHALIEPTAYANPIVHDFMVRSLFFGGFATFLGMIIIVLLAGIMIGSERNTRKNDFSFALPYKRRDMFLTKWLIGVLSVSVFYTVNYLAAYFLVATSDYKHFLEQFSHVQLLIMPLLGFITLFSFAMLIGTVSGEMVSQMVLTFIFTFFPLGFYYLVSGFWMIHTNEYLHEPTALTYFVWPIYSIDAYSNKPLLIPIVATIIFTIIATKLYTVNKTEHNGEFLIFKGLQPVFKVGILICFALLGGMLISSLTPYTNGNILTIVFYWIGFIVFALLSYRLTTRLLTMNVTVKNK, from the coding sequence ATGAAAGAGTATAAACAGACAAAAACACTAATTTGGGGTTTACTCATTCTATTCTTTTTTGATTTTCCGATTCGTGTTTCACTTAACTTAGAAAGTTGGAAGACGATGGAAGAGCATGCGTTAATTGAACCGACAGCATATGCCAATCCTATTGTCCACGACTTTATGGTTCGATCGTTGTTTTTTGGGGGATTTGCAACGTTTTTAGGAATGATTATTATTGTGTTACTTGCAGGTATAATGATCGGTTCTGAGCGAAATACGCGAAAGAATGATTTTTCATTTGCGTTGCCGTATAAACGAAGGGATATGTTTTTAACGAAATGGTTAATTGGAGTTTTGTCTGTTAGTGTTTTTTATACCGTAAATTACTTAGCAGCTTACTTTTTAGTTGCGACTTCCGATTATAAGCATTTTTTAGAACAATTTTCACATGTACAGTTATTAATTATGCCGCTTCTAGGATTTATTACTCTGTTTAGTTTTGCGATGCTTATTGGGACGGTTTCTGGTGAAATGGTTTCTCAAATGGTTCTTACGTTTATTTTTACGTTCTTTCCATTAGGTTTCTATTATTTAGTTTCAGGATTTTGGATGATTCACACTAATGAGTATTTACATGAACCAACTGCACTTACGTACTTCGTTTGGCCGATTTATAGTATTGATGCCTACTCTAATAAACCATTACTCATACCGATTGTTGCGACGATCATTTTTACGATAATAGCGACAAAATTATACACGGTTAATAAAACTGAACATAATGGGGAATTTCTCATTTTTAAAGGGTTACAGCCGGTTTTTAAAGTCGGTATATTAATCTGTTTTGCATTATTAGGAGGAATGTTAATTTCAAGCTTGACGCCATACACGAATGGTAATATACTGACTATCGTGTTCTATTGGATAGGGTTTATCGTTTTTGCACTTCTATCCTATCGTTTAACCACAAGGTTGTTGACAATGAACGTCACTGTAAAGAATAAGTAA
- the msrB gene encoding peptide-methionine (R)-S-oxide reductase MsrB has protein sequence MNKTFETATFAGGCFWCMVTPFDELPGIEKVVSGYTGGHKENPTYEEVCSETTGHYEAVEITYDPSIFPYKKLIETFWQQIDPTDTGGQFHDRGHSYKTVIFYHTEEQKKIAEDSKKALEESGRFQKPIATQILPATAFYPAEDYHQDFHKKNPFRYMTYRKGSGRDHFIKEHWSEKKDPETLKKTLTPIQYEVTQNNGTEPPFHNEYWNNEEEGIYVDIVSGEPLFSSFDKFDAGCGWPSFTKPLHQNKVAEELDTSHGMRRIEVRSKNSDSHLGHVFDDGPKPTGLRYCINSAALKFIHKDDLEKEGYGEYKSLFQ, from the coding sequence GTGAATAAAACGTTTGAAACAGCAACATTTGCAGGCGGTTGTTTTTGGTGTATGGTAACTCCCTTTGACGAATTACCAGGAATTGAAAAAGTGGTTTCAGGATACACAGGTGGTCATAAAGAAAACCCAACTTATGAGGAAGTCTGTAGTGAAACGACTGGACATTATGAAGCGGTAGAAATCACATACGATCCATCTATTTTTCCATATAAGAAGCTTATTGAAACTTTTTGGCAACAAATAGATCCTACAGATACAGGTGGACAATTTCATGATCGTGGGCACTCATACAAAACGGTCATTTTCTACCATACAGAAGAACAAAAAAAAATAGCTGAAGACTCAAAAAAGGCATTAGAAGAAAGCGGCAGATTCCAAAAGCCGATTGCCACACAAATACTACCTGCAACAGCTTTCTACCCTGCAGAAGACTACCATCAAGACTTTCACAAAAAAAATCCATTTCGATACATGACCTATCGTAAAGGCTCAGGACGAGATCACTTTATAAAGGAACATTGGTCCGAAAAAAAAGATCCAGAAACATTAAAGAAAACATTAACACCGATACAATATGAAGTAACGCAAAATAACGGTACTGAGCCTCCTTTTCACAATGAATATTGGAACAATGAAGAAGAAGGAATTTATGTCGACATCGTCTCAGGTGAACCGTTATTTAGTTCATTTGATAAATTTGATGCTGGTTGTGGCTGGCCAAGTTTCACGAAACCACTTCATCAAAACAAAGTAGCAGAAGAACTCGATACAAGTCATGGAATGAGGAGAATTGAAGTACGAAGTAAAAACTCAGACTCTCACTTAGGTCATGTATTTGACGATGGACCAAAGCCAACAGGTTTACGATACTGTATTAATTCTGCGGCGCTTAAATTTATTCATAAAGATGACCTCGAAAAAGAAGGATACGGGGAATATAAAAGTTTATTTCAATAA
- a CDS encoding potassium channel family protein, with the protein MKKQFAVIGLGRFGSSICKELYKLGHDVLAIDNNEEKVNNMTEHSTHSVIASGTDENALHSLGLRNFDYVIVAIGDNIQSSILCTLILKEMGVNNVWVKAQNYYHHRVLEKIGADRIVHPEQDMGIRIAQHLVSEKIVDYIELSDEYSIIEVIATDKVSNKSIEQLDVRAKFGCTILAIKRGKDINISPYPSNLIERNDILIMIGHKNDLKRFEEEGM; encoded by the coding sequence ATGAAAAAACAGTTTGCTGTCATTGGCTTAGGACGGTTTGGAAGTAGTATCTGCAAAGAGCTTTATAAATTAGGTCATGATGTTCTAGCGATTGATAATAACGAAGAAAAAGTAAACAACATGACGGAACACTCGACTCATAGTGTGATTGCAAGTGGAACAGATGAAAATGCGCTTCACTCACTCGGCCTACGGAATTTCGATTATGTAATTGTGGCTATCGGTGATAATATTCAATCGAGTATTCTTTGCACACTCATCCTGAAAGAAATGGGCGTAAACAATGTTTGGGTAAAGGCACAAAATTATTACCACCATCGCGTCCTTGAAAAAATCGGTGCCGATCGAATTGTTCATCCCGAGCAAGATATGGGCATTCGAATTGCGCAACATCTCGTATCAGAAAAAATAGTTGATTATATAGAGCTTTCAGATGAGTATAGTATTATCGAAGTTATTGCGACTGACAAAGTTTCAAATAAATCAATCGAACAATTAGACGTTCGTGCCAAATTTGGATGTACCATCTTAGCGATTAAACGAGGAAAGGACATCAATATTTCTCCATATCCCTCTAATTTAATTGAAAGGAACGATATATTAATCATGATCGGCCACAAAAATGATTTGAAACGTTTTGAAGAAGAAGGTATGTAG
- a CDS encoding BCCT family transporter, with product MEKYTYDTKKPGSVFVISAIFVSLFVLWGVLAPRGLEETASELLATTIENFGWFYMIVTAIFIAFVLFLAISPFGKMKLGKEEDKPEYSYYTWVGMLFSAGIGVGFVFWGVAEPVLYYMDPPYGVQPETVEAANIGLRYAVYHWALHPWAIFGLVALALAYVQYRKDQPALISSAFYPILGERVNGWFGRGIDILAVLATSTGVATTFGLSAMQITGGLSYLTPIPNNVTTQLIVIFVVAILFMFSAGSGLNKGIRILSITNLTIAAILLLFMIIFGPTLFIAEGVVTTLGGYISNIIPMSLTMTPFTDSVWLGAYTIFFWAWHISWAPFMGIFIARISRGRSIREFVFGVLFVPSLLGLIWFTAFGGTALHLDRTAGSNIAEIVMNNVEVALFATLAELPFGGIMSVLSVLLILIFFITSADSASYVLGAMTSRGSLNPALYVKLIWGFLIAATASVLLLSGGLQGLQTASIIAALPFGIIMLMMAVSMFMMINKDYRAIRKKKRTKQIEEIKEEVREEMKEDIYEEIKVEMLEEVRDEIKEEVLEEFKEEIYEEMKEEIIEEFQADDDKSSNSKKE from the coding sequence ATGGAAAAGTACACATACGACACAAAAAAACCAGGAAGTGTCTTTGTCATTTCCGCTATATTTGTTAGTTTATTTGTATTATGGGGTGTATTAGCGCCTCGGGGATTAGAAGAAACGGCAAGTGAATTACTAGCAACAACGATTGAAAACTTCGGTTGGTTTTACATGATTGTTACCGCTATTTTTATAGCGTTTGTTTTATTTTTAGCAATCAGTCCGTTCGGTAAAATGAAACTTGGAAAGGAAGAAGACAAACCTGAATACTCCTATTACACATGGGTGGGGATGTTGTTTTCAGCAGGGATTGGCGTTGGTTTTGTCTTTTGGGGAGTAGCAGAGCCTGTTCTTTACTACATGGATCCTCCATACGGCGTTCAACCTGAAACAGTAGAAGCCGCGAATATTGGTCTACGCTATGCAGTTTATCATTGGGCCCTTCATCCGTGGGCAATTTTTGGGTTAGTTGCTTTAGCATTAGCTTATGTTCAATACCGGAAAGACCAGCCAGCACTTATTAGTTCAGCCTTTTACCCAATTTTAGGGGAGCGAGTCAATGGTTGGTTCGGTCGCGGGATTGATATTCTTGCTGTTCTAGCAACATCTACTGGAGTTGCAACAACTTTCGGTTTAAGTGCGATGCAAATTACAGGTGGGTTATCTTATTTAACTCCAATTCCGAACAACGTAACGACACAGCTTATCGTCATTTTTGTCGTTGCCATTTTATTTATGTTTTCTGCTGGGTCGGGTTTAAATAAAGGAATTCGAATTTTAAGTATTACAAATTTAACGATTGCGGCAATCCTTTTACTGTTCATGATCATTTTTGGTCCTACTCTATTTATTGCTGAAGGGGTTGTCACAACTTTAGGGGGATACATTTCAAATATCATCCCGATGAGTTTAACAATGACACCATTCACGGATAGTGTATGGTTAGGGGCATATACGATATTTTTCTGGGCTTGGCATATTTCATGGGCTCCTTTTATGGGAATATTTATCGCCAGAATTTCAAGAGGTAGATCAATTCGTGAATTTGTTTTTGGTGTCTTATTTGTCCCTTCCTTGCTTGGTCTAATTTGGTTCACTGCATTTGGTGGAACAGCTCTTCATTTAGATCGAACGGCAGGAAGTAACATTGCTGAGATTGTCATGAACAATGTAGAAGTCGCGTTATTTGCAACATTAGCGGAGCTCCCTTTTGGTGGGATCATGAGTGTTTTATCGGTCTTGTTAATTCTTATTTTCTTTATTACCTCAGCTGATTCGGCTTCGTATGTTTTAGGAGCGATGACTTCTAGAGGAAGTCTAAATCCTGCGCTTTATGTAAAATTGATTTGGGGCTTCTTAATTGCAGCAACAGCAAGTGTGTTACTCTTAAGTGGTGGCTTACAAGGATTGCAGACAGCTTCTATCATTGCGGCATTACCTTTTGGCATTATCATGCTAATGATGGCTGTGTCGATGTTTATGATGATAAATAAAGATTATCGCGCTATAAGGAAAAAGAAACGTACAAAACAAATCGAAGAGATTAAAGAAGAAGTACGTGAAGAGATGAAAGAAGATATATACGAAGAAATCAAAGTAGAAATGCTAGAAGAAGTTAGAGATGAAATAAAGGAAGAAGTATTAGAAGAATTTAAAGAAGAGATATATGAAGAAATGAAAGAAGAAATTATTGAAGAGTTTCAAGCGGACGACGACAAATCTTCAAATTCAAAAAAAGAATAA
- a CDS encoding SulP family inorganic anion transporter produces the protein MNIEKIKNEWFGNVRGDVLAGMVVALALIPEAIAFSIIAGVDPMVGLYASFCIAVVIAFVGGRPGMISAATGAMALLMVTLVADHGLQYLLAATILTGIIQIFFGVFKLARYMKFIPRSVMIGFVNALAILIFMAQLEQFVGATWMMYVLVATTLVIIYVLPRFTKAVPSTLIAIIVITAFVILTGTGVSTVGDMGTLTQSLPMFLIPHIPLTIETLLIILPYSLALAIVGILESLLTAQIVDDMTDTESNKNKESRGQGIANIVSGFFGGMAGCAMIGQSVINVKSGGRGRLSALVAGVFLMILIVALGNLVVQIPMAALVGVMIMVSISTFDWNSVRTLHKVPRTDAAVMVVTVGTVVITHNLAIGVLAGVVLSAIFFAGKISKVNVSAEVLNRKKTYYVQGQIFFASVTDFVAAFDYKEEVTDVVIDLSQSHLWDDSAVGAIEKIKHKFAQNGIDVKIIGLNKDSTNLMSKVGGISSGH, from the coding sequence ATGAATATCGAGAAGATAAAAAATGAATGGTTTGGTAATGTGAGAGGGGATGTACTTGCTGGGATGGTAGTCGCGCTCGCGTTAATTCCAGAAGCGATTGCCTTTTCCATTATTGCTGGTGTTGATCCGATGGTTGGATTGTACGCTTCTTTCTGTATTGCTGTTGTAATCGCATTCGTTGGGGGACGACCAGGAATGATTTCAGCGGCAACAGGTGCGATGGCGTTATTAATGGTTACGCTCGTTGCCGATCACGGACTTCAATATTTACTAGCAGCTACGATATTAACGGGTATTATTCAAATTTTCTTTGGAGTCTTTAAGCTCGCTCGTTATATGAAGTTTATTCCACGTTCGGTCATGATCGGATTTGTAAATGCGTTAGCAATTTTAATTTTTATGGCCCAACTAGAACAGTTTGTCGGTGCGACTTGGATGATGTATGTACTAGTGGCTACAACATTAGTGATTATCTATGTGTTACCGAGATTTACAAAAGCAGTTCCATCAACGTTAATAGCGATTATTGTCATAACGGCTTTTGTTATTTTAACAGGTACTGGTGTAAGTACAGTAGGTGATATGGGAACATTAACTCAGTCATTGCCGATGTTTTTAATTCCACATATTCCATTAACAATTGAAACGTTATTGATCATTCTACCGTACTCTTTAGCTTTAGCAATTGTCGGTATATTAGAGTCATTATTAACAGCTCAAATTGTTGATGATATGACGGATACGGAAAGTAATAAAAATAAAGAAAGTCGCGGACAAGGGATCGCCAACATCGTTTCTGGCTTTTTCGGTGGAATGGCGGGTTGTGCGATGATTGGCCAGTCTGTGATTAATGTAAAATCGGGTGGACGAGGCAGATTATCAGCATTAGTTGCGGGTGTGTTCCTTATGATCCTTATTGTTGCCTTAGGTAATCTTGTTGTGCAAATACCAATGGCAGCACTCGTTGGGGTTATGATTATGGTATCGATCAGTACATTTGATTGGAATTCTGTTCGTACCCTTCATAAAGTACCACGAACAGATGCGGCAGTTATGGTTGTTACAGTGGGAACAGTTGTTATTACTCATAACTTAGCCATCGGTGTTCTCGCAGGGGTTGTACTTAGTGCCATATTCTTTGCAGGGAAAATTTCTAAAGTCAATGTCTCAGCGGAAGTGCTCAATCGCAAGAAAACTTATTACGTTCAAGGGCAAATTTTCTTTGCGTCTGTTACTGATTTTGTTGCTGCCTTTGATTATAAAGAAGAAGTTACCGATGTTGTGATTGATTTAAGTCAATCGCATTTATGGGATGATTCAGCGGTAGGAGCGATCGAAAAAATTAAACACAAGTTTGCGCAAAATGGTATCGATGTAAAGATTATCGGATTAAACAAAGATAGTACTAATTTAATGAGTAAAGTTGGTGGCATTTCGTCAGGCCACTAA